The genomic interval GCATATGGTGTTTCCCAGTGTCCAATGGTAGTACGGTGGTGTTATCCATGCTGGTATCCCTTGCTCAAATCTGAAGTGTCTATAGCATACATACAGTAATCATTTTATACAAGAAATGTAACTaaaaatacatacattttttgggggggggtcaaTACACTTCGATTTCTAAGaaaaagcaaatggctctggCATCAACAGCACTACTGAGTTCCTCAAGTATAAAGTTGGCAATGATTGCAAAAGCCAAATTGAAAATCACTAATTATCTAAATTAACTTTAACTGTAGTATTGAGAAATGTTTATACATATTAGGCCTAATGCCAGTCAACAGCCTTATCTTTAGTTTAACTCTAAAACAAAATTTGAAAAAGTATATCGTTAAGCTAAACTCAGTGTTAaaatctatatatacacacacacatactctttgTCCTTGAGAGCAAAAAGAAAGGTATGCTTTTTCAATCCTGAGTCATAACTTTGACATAACTGATTTAACACATTGGATAAATTCCATTTAGATAAACTCCTTTCCTTCGGTCCTTGTTGACTCACTTTTGTGAAACTGATAGGACTGTATTAGAAATGGCTCCACATAGCTCTCTGGAAAGCTAGAAAAGTTTCTAATGGTTTCACTTCTTATCTAGACAGTTCTCTCAGAACCAAAAGGGGAAGTCATCAAGGGACACATTACTGCCATGAAGGGCCATTGTCATTTGGTTTGTATGCTTGATTTCTATCTTTTTCAGTGAAAGAAAACCTAAACTTGACTCAACCATTTAACTGTGGGGCAGATTGTTAGAAATAACTCATAATGCAAACCATGAGAACTTCCGGACCTCAATGACCTCAGTGGCACAGGGAAATTGTGGTATTTCTTGTTTACTCAAAAATAATACCCTCTATGGAATTTGTGGCATCACCTCTATTAGATGAAACCAAAGAGCATAGACTTGTAGACAATCAAAACCATTCTGGATTTATGCTAATATAGCCAAAAAAGTTATTTTTTACCATTTACTATAGTTGTTTTTTTTACCAATATTCTAACGCCAGCAGGGCAATGCAACACATTGTAACACATCGATAACTCTGATATTCTAGATTATCTTGAAATGTTTCATACAAAATATTGTTTCCAACATTGAAAATTCAGATTTAAACTGTGGGTGCTATTGGTGCCAAGCCAAGATACACTGACAACAGCAGGTGAAAATGTTAGCGCTTTACGATTATAAATTGTAAAATTGTCGCAATTATACATATCAATAAGTAAGACATCAAACATACATTTTCAATTTGAGGATATTCCAGGTAAGCTTTGATGTAAATAACTGAATTTCAAAACCTTTCATGCCCTTTTAAACAGTTGCTTGACAAGAGAGACAGGTATACTCTTATTGATGTACAAAAGCAGACTTCAATAATTTACAAGTAAAATTGGCAATGCATTGACATACCTTTCAAAATCAGACaatttacctgtataaaagataaATTGTATTGTCTTAAAGCTATATAAGTACACACACCTTCACATGGCTCCTAAATCATGGCATGGTTGATTTATAACCAGTTTTGAGTAAATGTAAGAAATTCAACTGAGAGATGACTGAAATACACTTAGTTTTTTCAGGTCTCAGATTAATCTTTATATCCTTTTATGTTCTACTGCAATGAATAGCAAACAAGACTTCACAAAGCAAATACAAAGGAAGTCAGATTTTTTCCATATTAAAAGCAATCAATTTAGGCCTAGTTGTGATTTACAAAAACACATAATTTACTCTACAGATTCAGATGATTTAAATAGCTTAGTTGAGCAAATAGAAAAGGTGAATCTACTTTGACTTAACCATTTCAATTAAATGTATCCACTTCTTGACATTTAAATAATTCCCATCAAAAGTAAACCACCAACAGAATGTAACACAAGCTATAGGTTAATGCATGCTGAGCTGACAACTTCAAATATATGAAAGGCTTGTTATGGTTGATTACCAAATTACTCTCAGTATAGCATTGTTTCTGCCAAGAAGTTCTACTTGTTGCAAGACAGAAAGACAGCTAAATCATGTAACACAGTGTGGGTGTGTACATGCCATAGTTCTACCAATACATCACACAAGACATTAATGATTTTCTATTTTTTCTCATTTTATGACGCTCCTCTGACAATGACCATAACCAGGTAGTCTTCTTCGGTTTTGGCAAGGGCTTTAGCTGAGGCATCCAAGAAATGCTGTGAAAAATCACAGGGGGGGAAAGCGTGAAGAACTCCTGTGCCGTCCTTGTCACGGCTGCCGCCCACGGGCAGACTGATGACGCCGGCCGCTTGCTTCTGCTTCAGGTAGGAGACCAGGTTCTTCAGAGGCCTCTCGGTGGAGCTCCCCACGTCCTGAAGACCCTCCTCGGAGCTCCCTGGCACAGCTAGAAGGATAGAGTAGCCGCTGGGGCCAGCAGTTTTGATGCGACGGGACACCTCGTCCAGCTTGGGCTGGTCCAGACGCAGGCGTTGGGTGATCTTCAGCTGGGACACCTGGCTACCAGTGGAACCCTCCACCAGTAGTCCGGCTGCCACAGCTAGGTCCCCCTCCAGCAGATGCATGGAGGTGGGGAAGCTGCTGTTCTTCAGCAGGAGCACGCCCTGCCAGGCCTGGCAGAGCTTCTGCCCCCCGGCCTCTTGCTCGGACTGCAGGCTagacctggaggaggagaggtggtcaGAGCGGTCCTCCCTCTTTACAGGTCTCTTACAGGAGTCACTGGCTTTGCATTTGCGGTCCTGTTCTGGCTCTGCTGGGCTGAGCGTCCGCAGTCTCTTGTCCCTGGGGCCATGGTCCAGGCTGCTCCGCTGCTCTCCGCCGGGGGAGGGTCTGTCAGAGTGTGGAGGGCTGTAGCGCACCCCGTCCTGGCAGCTGCCACCAGGGCTCCGCTCCATAGAGGTGCCGTGGCAACGACGCACATGTTTGCTGCTGTCCGGTGAGCGGTCAGGGCGACGCCCGTCCTCCAAGAGGTGTCGTTTTCGGACCTGGTCTCGGCTCTGCAGCTCCCGCTCCAGAGACCAGGGTTCCTGTGAACGCCTTTCTAGGTGCTCCGGGGGCTCAAAGGCTGCCCCTCTCACCCGCTCTCGGACCACTAGGCCAGCCCAGTCAGCAGTGTACAGTTCCCTTTCTCTGAAGCAGAGTGTGGGTGGAGGactcctctctctgaccctgatgGCCTCGGGGGTTGGCCGGTGGACAAAGGAGTCTGCCACTAGGTCAAAGTGAGGCTGCAGGTAATGTTGCTGGTAGCGGAGCTCTGTGTCGGCAAAGTCCACCCTAAGTCTCCTCTCAGGACCACCCAGAGGGAAGCCATGCATGTGGGAGCAGGCGGCCTGGGAAGCATCCAGGCTTTCATACTGAATGTAGGCCCACATGTCCCCCTTCCTGTAGTCTATAGACCTGATGGTGCCAAAGCGGTCAAACTCCCTGGCCAGGGCAGCAAGGGGGACCCAGTGTCCAAGACCCCCCACCCACAGCCTGGATGTGGGGGTCGCTTTGCCATAGCCAATTTTGATAGGGTTGTGACACACCACTTTGCCTGACATGGTGATCTTAGCACGGTGAGCCATGTCCAGGTTCTCAAACTTTAGAAATCCATAAGTGCAGTTCTGTCCGCGAGCGGATGTCCGCTTGATGTCCACCTCTGTGATCACCCCAAACCTGTTAAACGCCCTTCTCAAGTCATTCTCTTTCACTGAGATGTTGAGATTGCCAAGAAACAACGTCCTGTTGGCCCGCTGATCATTTTCAGGTGATAAGAGGTCCTCCTCGTGGAAAGCTGCACAGTCAGGGATGAAGGGTGGCCGGGCCCTGGCTTCATAGATCGAAAATTCCATCTCTCTTTCCAGTTCtctagagaggggtgggggggagggaggaggggggagacgaCCCAGGGCTAACTGCTGCAGTCTGAAGTCTCTATATCCTAGCCCCGTTGGTGAAATTGATCTTTGGACATGCAAATGTCTGTGCCCTGCAACTCCCACATATGGATCTTTTTCGATGGGTGAGCGGCTCCTACGCCGGTTCGTGCACACCGCCTCAATCTTTAGAGGGCGATCATAGAGCACCAACTTGCCGCGTGCGTGCTTGGCCGCCTTGGCGTTTTCCGGCCTTCTGAAATCCACAAATGCCACCCTTTCGTCGTTAACTCGGCTTATTTTGACACTCACGTCCCCAAATTTCTTAAATTCGTGAAATAATCCATCTTCAATTTCTTCGTCGCTTAACTGAGAACCCAGTTCGCCAATTTTTAGAGTCTTGTACTCACTTTCGTTGCTCGGAAGAGGCCGCAGTTCCCCGCGAGAATTGCTCCTTGTGGTAGGGTCCAGAGCAAGGCTAATGTGTAACTTGCTACTCGAACCAGTTGTGTTAGCATATCCGTGGTTACTCTCAGTTCGACTGGACACATGGCAGTATACATCTCGACTGTCTCTCTTTTCAGATGGTAAACTCCGTCTTACCGAAACACCACTTTTGACAGAACCATTCCCGTTGTTGTCACCTGCAGAGAAAGATCCCATTTTCTTAACGTTACTTGTTGGGTGACTTCCTCCCCGTTCTCGGATATCGTCCAGAATACGCGAGCGCTTTTTCACGGGCGACCTATCTTTGCCTTTCATTTTGCAGTTACCGTCTTGAAAATTATATACTTTAAACTTACTACTCACTGTACTTGTCACTAAGTATAAACATTTGTTTTAAATGCAGCTCACTTCCTCGTAGGCGCCATGTTGAAGGGCTGCATTGGAAGTCCCGCCCAGCTGTGGTGATTGGTGGAATGCGGCTTGCGTGAGAAAAAGGATTGGTTCCACACATGTCACTCTACACAAAATGGGTCACCAGAGACTGGCACTCTGCCAGTTAGCGAGACAGAGTGACGATGAGCAGCGGGTGGAAAAGAGGAAACCCGTTCAAAACGGTGTCATCTGCCCTAATTACAGCCAGACAGATGCCTCAATCACAGCAGCTGAACAAGGAGGATAAGATAGGTAGGCAGGGCAGCACAGCTATCTTACAGGCCTTTGGAGATACAGTATCTACCCCCTTTCATTCACTAGTCAAATACACATGTGATTTGTAAGTCAAAGCACACAGATATAAATGCAGTACTACTCATTTTGCTAATAATAACAGGTGGATGTGAGAGGCACAATAACCACTAGGGGGCAGAGTGGTTCCTCTGATACAGTGCTATGGCACCTGAGGGCTTAGGCCTCCTTGTAATTTCTTGAGTATACCAAGGCAAACATACATGGACTAATACTTAATTGCTAAAAAATAATCAAGAATATGCCTTAAAGCATAGATGTCTCCTGTGATGGAGACAGTGATGCCTTTATGTATGAATGAGCACAGGGCTTTTGTAAGACAGGCGGAATGGATTGCAATGAATTTGCTTTCCTCTTGTCAAAAGCCAAATCAGAGATGCTTACTGTTGGCCAAAAAGACTGTTGATAAGCATCTGATTATAGAAAAATAAGCATCTAAAggcaaacaaatcaaatcaagtcagAGTAAATCAAAAAAGAAGAACATGACCAGCGTTTTAGGTTTAAAGCCTTGCTAATAGGTAACAAATATGTGGCTTGTACTTTACTTACAACTGATTTGAGTTCTGGTAAATTGGAAACACTAACAATTAATTGAAGCTGTCTTTGCCATGGACAGGTAGGATCTTGGTCATCATAAACTCTTGGAACAATGATACACTCTTTTCTGTCACGTTAGTTCTAcacgatatacactgctcaaaaaaataaagggaacacttaaacaacacaatgtaactccaagtcaatcacacttctgtgaaatcaaactgtccacttaggaagcaacactgattgacaataaatttcacatgctgttgtgcaaatggaatagacaaaaggtggaaattataggcaattagcaagacaccccccaaaacaggagtgattctgcaggtggtgaccacagaccacttctcagttcctatgcttcctggctgatgttttggtcacttttgaatgctggcggtgctctcactctagtggtagcatgagacggagtctacaacccacacaagtggctcaggtagtgcagttcatccaggatggcacatcaatgcgaactgtggcaaaaaggtttgctgtgtctgtcagcgtagtgtccagagcatgcaggcgctaccaggagacaggccagtacatcaggagacgtggaggaggccgtaggagggcaacaacccagcagcaggaccgctacctccgcctttccGGTGTCCTGGttttccaggacaccggaaaaccactccaggacagaacacaggcaaaaacagactcaggaagcagGATTCGTGacacaatgcagttcaagaaatagagttaagaaaatacttactaaattaaaatatatatttcataaagtaacacaagaaaattacataacaataacaaggctatatacagggggtaccgataccgagtcaatgtgcgggggtacaggttagtcgaggtaatttataAAGtgcctatgcatagataataaacagtgagtagcagcagtggaaaAACAAAGGGGGGTAGAGTCAATATAAATATTCAGGATGGCTATTTCataaattgttcagcagtcttatggcttgggggtagaagctgttaaggagccttttggtcctagacttggcgctccggtaccgcttgccgtgcggtctATGACATGGgcgactggagtctttgacacctagtatataggtcctggatgtcaggaaacttggccccagtgatgtattgggccatacacactaccctctgtagtgacttATGGTCATAttctgagcagttgccataccaggcggtgatgaaaCCGGTCAGGGTGCTCttcatggtgcagctgtataactttttgaggttctgggaacccatgccaaatcttttcagtctcctaagggagaaaaggtgttgtcgtgccctcttaacatttgtctgtgtgtttggaccatgatagttcgttggtgatgtggacaccaaggaacttgtaactctcgacccgctccacttcagccccgtctATATTAatggggggcctgttcggccctacttttcctgtagtctatgatcagctcctttgtcttgctcacattgagggagatgttgttgtctatgaactcctccctatgggctgtcttatcgttgtcggtgatcaggctgttCAGGCTGACActattgtgtcatcagcaaacttaatgatggtgttggagtcgtacttGGCCACACAGttgttggtgaacagggagtaaaggaggggactaagcacgcactccTGAGTGACCCCAGTGTTGCGGATCAGCGTGGCAtcggtgttgttgcctacctgcgggcggcccatcaggaagtccaggatccagtttcagagggaggtgtttagtcccagggtccttagcttagtgatgagctttgtggggactatggtgttgaacgctgagttgtagtcaatgaacagcattatcacaaaggtgttccttttgttcaggtgggaaagggcagtgtggagtgcgattgagattgcgtcatctgtggatctgttggggcagtatgcgaattggagtgggtctagggtttccggcatgatggtgttgatgtgagccatgaccaggctttcaaagcacttcatggctaccgacatgagtgctacggggcgataatcatttaggcaggttaccgtcgctttcttgggcacagggactatggtggtctgtttgaaacatgtatgtattacagactctgtcagggagaggttgaaaatgtcagtgaagacacttgccagttggtccacgcaatgttttgagtacacgtcctggtaatccgtctggccccgcggctttatgaatgttgacctgtttaaaggtcttgctcacatcggctacggggagcatggtcacacagtcgtctggaacagctggtgcgctCATGGATGCTTCAGTGTGGCTTGCCTcaaagtgagcataaaaggcatttagctcgtctggtaggtttgcgtcactgggcagctcgcggctgtgtttccctttgtagtccataattaATAAAATTGATTTatatatatagcccttcttacatcagctgatatatcaaagtgctgtacagaaacccagcctaaaacctcaaacagcaagcaatgcaggtgtagccgcacggtggctaggaaaaactccctagaaaggccaaaacctaggaagaaacctagagaggaaccaggctatgaggggtggccagtcctcttctggctgtgccgggtggagattataacagaacatggccaagatgtttaaaTGTTCATAAAGGACCAGcatagtcaaataataataatcacagtagttgtcgagggtgcaacaggtcagcacctcaggagtaaatgtcagttggcttttcatagccgatcattgagagtatctctaccgctcctgctgtctctagagagttgaaaacagcaggtgtgGGACAGGTAGCAGGTCCGGAGAACAGGGCAGTGTTCCATAGCCGcatgcagaacagttgaaactggagcagcagcacggccaggtggactggggacagcaaggagtcatcatgccaggtagtcctgaggcatgatcctagggctcaggtcctccgagagagagaaagaaagaaagagagaattagagagagcatacttaaattcacacaggacattggataagacaggagaagtactccagatataacagactgaccctagccccccgacacataaactactgcagcataaatactggaggcttagACAGGacgggtcaggagacactgtggtcccatccgatgatacccccggacagggccaaacaggaaggatataaccccacccactttgccaaagcacagccccacaccactagagggatatcttcaaccaccaacttaccatcctgagacaaggccgagtatagcccacaaagatctccgccacggcacaacccaagggggggcgccaacccagacaggaagatcacgtcagtgactcaacctactcaagtgacgcacccctcctagggacggcatggaagagcaccagtaagccagtgactcagcccctgtaatagggtcagaggcagagaatcccagtggagagaggggaactggtcaggcagagacagcaagggcggttcgttgctccatagcctttccgttcaccttcacactcctgtgccagactacactcaatcatatgactcactgaagagatgagtcttcagtaaagacttaaaggttgagaccgagtctgcgtctctcacatgggtaggcagaccattccataaaaatggagctctataggagaaagccctgcctccaggtgTTTGctaagaaattctagggacaattaggaggcctgcgtcttgtgaccgtagcgtacgtgtaggtatgtacggcaggaccaaatggGAAAGATAcgtaggtaggagcaagcccatgtaatgatttgtaggttagcagtaaaaccttgaaatcagcccttgccttaacaggaagccagtgttgggaggctagcactggagtaatatgatcacattttttggttctagtcaggattctagcagtcgtatttagcactaactgaagtttatttagacggaaagtagagcattgcagtagtctaacctagaagtaacaaaaacaTGGATTAatgtttctgcatcatttttggacagaaagtttcagatttttgcaatgttacgtagatggaaaaaagctgtccttgaaacagtattgatatgttcgtcaaaagagagattaaatcaaagtttatttgtcacgtgagccgaatacaacaggtgtaggtagaccttacagtgaaatgcttacttacaggccccaACCAGTCcatcagtgtgttattgtgtgttcaAGCTGGAGAAGATGCTGGAGCCCCAGGTGTGGAGGGAGGCAGCCACACAGGTTTTTTGCCCTTGGCCTGGGCTTCGGTGGAGTCATCGCCTTCTCCAGCTACAACAAGATAGACAACAACTGCCACTTTGACGCAGTGCTCGTCTCCTTTATCAACTTTGTCACCTCCATCCTGGCTACTCTGGTGGTGTTCGCCGTGCTGGGCTTCAAGGCAAACCTTATGAATGAGAAGTGTGACATAGAGTGAGTTCAAATCAACTGCCCTATCGGCCATctagtaggggagagtggggtaagttgagtcaaaggggtaagttgagccacccttgtttctaggaaaccatacacaaaatgaatcatgtaaccaaatatttaggaagaggtcatcatttcatggagtctgaatGAAGAAACCACATGGGAAAAGTGGTATgcaagttaggtccaaaaaacagaaaactggttttcacaaagtcaaatgaatgtattgtgttacaagCATCATGACACAATAACTTAtatctaaaccaaagtatatatttttaagattgttttatacatcagttggggtctttATAAGCTAccatatgaggtcctaaacctagcatgaaagtgcatccctGTAGCTATGTGGgttaatatagtcaaaatgtttgccttggggtaagttgagccaatggctaccataccccatacaaaCGATGATTTCATTTTGTCAGTTTTATGCATAAAACTGATAGTATTTTTGCAATGTGTCTTGCGTATGAACTCAAGTGCATTTTATTTTTACAGAGAAGACATCTTCATATCCTGTGCATACAGACATAAAAAGGACAGGGGTATCGCCCCCCTTGAGGTTCTCGAGAGAGCAGCCAAGGAAGTGAGAGAAAGGAAGAAGTCCATTCGAGCAGGAGCAGGGGATGAAAAAATTGACTGAATGACATTGAAGAGGTACATTGACAACAACAGAAAAAACGATACCTGTACCTGTGCAAAAGAGAGGCTGTGACAGAGTAGCAGAGGCACACAaggtcttatctgatgacatggagtctgagcttgcTAAACATATCAAGAATCTCGCAGACCAGTTTCATGGGCTTAGTAGCCTGAAATGCGGAGAACTTACCTACGAATTGGCACATCCAAACAATATACACAACATTctaaaatatatgtagatattttTGTTAGAAAGaaaactatatttcccttgatggagtgatgctgaatgtaaaaaatggctcaacttaccccactctcccctagtgATAGTGGAGAAAATGTAAGATGTCTAATCCAGAATGACACCACTATTTGCTCACGCCATACATTTATTATCATGCCCTCTCTGTGATCAGAGTCAGGACTTCTGCAGTACGTTTCATCTTGTGCACTAACATGATTCGCTGTGGTCCCTTCAGAAATGCAGAGAAGATCATTGGCTACCTGAACTCTAACGTGCTGAGTCATGACCTCATTCCGCCACACGTGAACTTCTCCCAGCTGTCCACCGTAGACTACACTGAGATGTACGGTGTCATCAAGACGGTGAAGGAGGGCAGCTTCAAGGTGCAGTGGGTCTGTTTGTCTGGGCTGTGAGCTCTAAATCATCCAAACTGGGTCTGAATATGATATTCACAACACCATACCAACTAGGCTTTTTCTAGTCATCCTTATGCTGTATTTATTAAACTCCTTCTTGTCTCTtctgtcccctctccctctctatcacaatCTCTTGGTCCTCTtttgctccctctctccttcactcttttctttctctctatatccatccctctctctctgcagtcagtGCAGGGTACAGGCTTGGCCTTCATTGCCTTCAGAGGCCATGACTCATTTCCCGGCCTCTCCCTTCTGGTTCGTCATGTTCTTCTTCATGCTCATCAACCTGGGCCTGGGCAGTATGATCGGCACCATGACAGGCATCACCACGCCCGTCCTCGACACCTACAAGATCCAGAAAGAGCTCTTCACAGGTCAGCCCCCCTAAAAACAACTGTGGCTCTCCCATTCTCATCTATCATAGTTTCATACACAAATTCAGCACATTTCACCGAGACAGAGTGGGGAACTAGATAAGACTCACAAATTCTGAGATTTTTAAGGATGACTCGTTTTTTGTTCTATTGTTGTAGTCCTTTCAGGGCTGATTACAAAGTAATAGCAATAAAAGCAATGTTGCATACATACAGTAAAGACTTTGTCATCCAAGGAGACAAAAAAGTTTTACATAATGTGAAGGTTATTCAACTCCACTACCAATTCACCTGTGAGGAAGAAGTTATATAAAAGCTGCAGACACTGCACACTTTCAGACTAACGCTTTTAGCTACCTCAACTTGCTCCAATAccctctgtctatttctctgtatctgtatttgtatttattaaggatccccattagttcctgccaaggcagcagctaccctTCCTTGGATCCAAACAAGATTAAGGCATTTACACAAAACAATTAAataataaaacagtacatcatacaacacattattacaacaCTACAcgaccactacatatctacaatacaaaatgtatcatcagtggtgggaaaagtacccaattgtcatacttcagtaaaagtaaagataccagcctcctgggtggcgcagtggtctagggcactgcatcgcagtgctaactgcgccaccagagtctctgggttcgcgcccaggctctgtcgcagccggccgcgaccgggaggtccatggggcgacgcacaattggcatagcgtcatccgggggtagggagggtttggccggtagagatatccttgtctcatcgcgctccagcgactcccgtggcgggctgggcgcagtgcgccaaccaagggggccaggtacacggtgtttcctccgacacattggtgcgactggcttccgggttggaggcgcgctgtgttaagaagcagtacggctggttgggttgtgcttcggaggacgcatggctttcgaccttcgtctctcccgagcccgtacgggagttgtagcgatgagacaaggtagtaattactagcgattggataccacgaaaattggggagaaaatgggataaaaaaataaaaaaataaaaaaacaccatCGGCCCCACCACCTCTGTCACCCCCACTGTCCCTGAGTCACAGAGAGTCCGACTCATGATCACTGTCTATCCTCTTCATGTTCCTGCCCCTAGCCTGCCCCTAAACCCCTAACGATCACCCTCCTACAGGCCAACTCACATTTAACCCTACAGAGTCTCACCACCAGAGGTAGCTGCAGCACTGCCCAAAACACCTCCACCCTCACGCTATGAGTGACCCTAG from Salvelinus fontinalis isolate EN_2023a chromosome 18, ASM2944872v1, whole genome shotgun sequence carries:
- the LOC129815550 gene encoding RNA-binding protein 15-like is translated as MKGKDRSPVKKRSRILDDIRERGGSHPTSNVKKMGSFSAGDNNGNGSVKSGVSVRRSLPSEKRDSRDVYCHVSSRTESNHGYANTTGSSSKLHISLALDPTTRSNSRGELRPLPSNESEYKTLKIGELGSQLSDEEIEDGLFHEFKKFGDVSVKISRVNDERVAFVDFRRPENAKAAKHARGKLVLYDRPLKIEAVCTNRRRSRSPIEKDPYVGVAGHRHLHVQRSISPTGLGYRDFRLQQLALGRLPPPPSPPPLSRELEREMEFSIYEARARPPFIPDCAAFHEEDLLSPENDQRANRTLFLGNLNISVKENDLRRAFNRFGVITEVDIKRTSARGQNCTYGFLKFENLDMAHRAKITMSGKVVCHNPIKIGYGKATPTSRLWVGGLGHWVPLAALAREFDRFGTIRSIDYRKGDMWAYIQYESLDASQAACSHMHGFPLGGPERRLRVDFADTELRYQQHYLQPHFDLVADSFVHRPTPEAIRVRERSPPPTLCFRERELYTADWAGLVVRERVRGAAFEPPEHLERRSQEPWSLERELQSRDQVRKRHLLEDGRRPDRSPDSSKHVRRCHGTSMERSPGGSCQDGVRYSPPHSDRPSPGGEQRSSLDHGPRDKRLRTLSPAEPEQDRKCKASDSCKRPVKREDRSDHLSSSRSSLQSEQEAGGQKLCQAWQGVLLLKNSSFPTSMHLLEGDLAVAAGLLVEGSTGSQVSQLKITQRLRLDQPKLDEVSRRIKTAGPSGYSILLAVPGSSEEGLQDVGSSTERPLKNLVSYLKQKQAAGVISLPVGGSRDKDGTGVLHAFPPCDFSQHFLDASAKALAKTEEDYLVMVIVRGAS